In the Bacteroidia bacterium genome, one interval contains:
- a CDS encoding major capsid protein — protein sequence MATTALTDIKFQSNIFKEALSAVFSDKLRFYNEVLRPAPDAVISANETGQFVSLPQYSPVSSRMTSIASGNTLTPGKLTQTNDRAAWLEREIAIASEEIVKIVSANDPTEEVAIQAATILAREVNYTTISALTGIFAAALLGSHVHDDSGNTVSLEGLQAAKFKLGDSFEDLTLAICNSKVYNDMLTKKIAVEAGASTVTVDSGRIFTALGMTVGAEDALTAVSSVYKTYLAKPGAIIFKFRNRPAQTFSAKNVTRVDTGTGVIADFEIARDPLNSGGVDTIIIRASYLVHPVGLAFTDQTTNPSDTDLATGANWTKVASDDRQIGLIQYLTK from the coding sequence ATGGCAACTACTGCTTTGACGGACATAAAATTTCAGTCCAACATTTTCAAGGAAGCGCTTTCAGCCGTTTTTTCGGATAAACTGCGTTTCTACAATGAGGTATTGCGCCCCGCTCCGGACGCAGTAATCTCTGCAAATGAAACGGGGCAATTTGTCTCATTACCGCAATACAGTCCAGTTTCCAGTCGCATGACAAGTATTGCGAGTGGTAACACACTCACACCTGGGAAGCTCACACAGACGAACGATAGAGCTGCATGGTTGGAACGCGAAATTGCGATTGCGAGCGAGGAAATTGTGAAAATTGTTTCTGCGAACGACCCGACGGAAGAGGTTGCGATACAGGCAGCCACCATATTGGCGCGTGAAGTGAATTATACCACCATTTCTGCACTCACCGGTATTTTTGCAGCCGCCCTGCTCGGGAGCCATGTTCACGATGATAGCGGGAACACGGTCTCATTAGAAGGACTGCAGGCGGCGAAATTCAAGCTGGGTGATTCCTTCGAAGATTTGACCCTTGCGATATGCAACAGTAAGGTCTATAACGACATGCTTACGAAAAAGATTGCAGTTGAAGCCGGCGCATCCACAGTTACGGTTGATAGCGGGCGAATCTTCACAGCTCTGGGAATGACCGTTGGGGCGGAGGATGCGCTTACCGCCGTGAGCTCCGTTTATAAAACTTATCTTGCGAAACCGGGTGCCATAATCTTTAAATTCCGCAACCGCCCCGCGCAAACATTCAGCGCTAAAAATGTAACAAGGGTTGACACCGGAACAGGTGTAATTGCAGATTTCGAGATTGCACGAGACCCGTTGAACAGCGGCGGTGTAGATACCATAATTATTAGGGCATCGTACCTCGTGCATCCAGTTGGACTCGCGTTCACCGACCAAACAACGAATCCATCTGATACAGACCTTGCAACCGGAGCCAATTGGACGAAGGTTGCGAGCGATGACAGGCAGATCGGGTTAATTCAGTACTTGACTAAGTAA
- a CDS encoding terminase family protein, which yields MKRYKTIKYTPLAYLREFHADRNSHPHRAIITGYGGGKTYAVCMENLIVSGINKGVPNVIIEPTFQMVKDILEPTMFSILEANGLKQDRHFYYNKTTKNFVFPLWGGVLWFRSGDRPEKLKGANLGMVSIDEPFIQDVETYKVAISRSRHPSAKVTGVVLSGTPEKLNWGYDLIQDGRENYKVYQGSTYDNIHLNSSYAERLKSSYGEKEVRAYVYGEFVDMTEGIVYYAFSDENIIPDYTPVATRPLEISCDFNIDIMCWNIGQEVGGVEYTFDYVEMTGTAKTEMMCQLLKAKLYADYANNYSALVFYADIAGSANRPEAAYSNLEIIRNHFPGARIETRHIQNIGDRVSATNRMFQDSTGKRRAYVAQKCKRLINDYKRVHWDHLLRKGTAGELTHASDGESYKFYAKYPLLGAPEIIRKSIHTGV from the coding sequence ATGAAACGGTATAAAACGATAAAATACACCCCGCTTGCTTACCTGCGTGAATTCCATGCAGACCGGAATTCGCACCCACACCGTGCAATTATTACCGGTTACGGTGGTGGGAAAACTTATGCAGTTTGTATGGAAAATCTTATTGTCAGCGGGATAAACAAAGGTGTTCCGAATGTAATCATAGAGCCAACTTTCCAGATGGTGAAGGACATTTTGGAGCCGACAATGTTCAGCATCCTGGAAGCGAATGGGTTGAAACAGGACAGACATTTCTACTATAATAAGACCACTAAGAACTTTGTTTTCCCACTTTGGGGCGGTGTCCTATGGTTCCGCTCCGGCGACCGCCCTGAAAAATTGAAAGGTGCCAACTTGGGGATGGTTTCCATAGATGAACCGTTCATCCAGGATGTAGAGACATACAAGGTTGCAATTTCACGTTCCCGGCACCCCAGCGCAAAAGTTACGGGGGTCGTGCTTTCGGGGACGCCGGAAAAATTAAATTGGGGATACGACCTTATTCAAGATGGACGTGAAAATTACAAGGTGTACCAGGGGAGCACCTACGATAATATACACCTGAACAGCAGCTATGCTGAACGGTTGAAATCATCTTATGGTGAAAAAGAAGTCCGAGCTTATGTTTATGGGGAATTCGTAGATATGACCGAGGGCATCGTCTATTATGCTTTCAGCGATGAAAATATTATTCCAGATTATACACCGGTGGCTACACGCCCCTTAGAAATCTCCTGCGATTTCAACATAGACATCATGTGCTGGAATATTGGGCAGGAAGTTGGCGGGGTTGAATACACATTTGATTATGTGGAGATGACCGGAACAGCGAAGACTGAAATGATGTGCCAACTGCTGAAAGCGAAGCTCTATGCTGATTACGCCAATAATTACAGCGCCCTTGTGTTCTATGCAGACATTGCCGGAAGTGCAAATCGCCCCGAAGCGGCGTACTCGAACCTGGAGATTATCCGCAATCATTTCCCCGGCGCCCGGATAGAAACGAGGCACATCCAGAACATTGGGGACAGAGTGAGTGCAACAAACAGGATGTTCCAGGACTCCACCGGGAAACGGCGTGCTTATGTGGCACAAAAATGTAAGCGGTTGATAAACGACTACAAGCGTGTACATTGGGATCACTTGTTACGCAAAGGCACAGCCGGTGAATTGACGCATGCGAGTGATGGCGAGAGCTATAAGTTTTACGCAAAATATCCGCTGCTGGGTGCACCGGAAATAATAAGAAAATCAATACATACAGGAGTTTAG